A window from Kribbella jejuensis encodes these proteins:
- a CDS encoding OAM dimerization domain-containing protein gives MSIIRPYGDTTGDGMVQLSFTLPVPHDKRAEGAAVQLANKMGMDPALVVHSKPIGPDFTFFVVYGPVNHLVDTSKVEVIERDYPLLSPKEVNLAIRKGLRRRLTVVGACIGTDAHTVGIDAILNIKGFAGEKGLEYYREVKVVNLGAQVAVPELVRRARAEKADAILVSQVVTQREAHVLNTKEMSAAFREAYAEDARPVLVAGGPRFTEQMAGELGVDRVFGRGTTPGEVASYLVDALVTKRHSYRTVA, from the coding sequence GTGAGCATCATTCGTCCGTACGGCGACACCACCGGCGACGGGATGGTGCAGCTGTCGTTCACGCTGCCCGTCCCGCACGACAAGCGGGCCGAGGGCGCCGCGGTGCAACTGGCCAACAAGATGGGCATGGACCCGGCGCTGGTCGTGCACTCGAAGCCGATCGGCCCGGACTTCACGTTCTTCGTCGTCTACGGTCCGGTCAACCACCTGGTCGACACGTCCAAGGTCGAGGTGATCGAGCGCGACTACCCGTTGCTGTCGCCGAAGGAGGTCAACCTCGCGATCCGCAAGGGGCTGCGCCGCCGGCTCACGGTCGTCGGCGCCTGCATCGGCACCGACGCGCACACCGTCGGTATCGACGCGATCCTGAACATCAAGGGGTTCGCCGGCGAGAAGGGCCTGGAGTACTACCGCGAGGTGAAGGTGGTGAACCTCGGCGCGCAGGTCGCCGTACCGGAGCTGGTCCGCCGGGCCCGCGCCGAGAAGGCGGACGCCATCCTGGTCTCCCAGGTGGTGACGCAGCGCGAGGCGCACGTACTCAACACCAAGGAGATGTCCGCGGCGTTCCGGGAGGCGTACGCCGAGGACGCGCGGCCGGTGTTGGTTGCCGGTGGCCCCCGTTTCACCGAGCAGATGGCCGGCGAGCTCGGCGTCGACCGGGTGTTCGGCCGCGGTACCACGCCGGGCGAGGTGGCCAGCTACCTGGTCGACGCGCTCGTCACCAAACGTCACTCCTACAGAACGGTCGCATAA
- a CDS encoding hotdog domain-containing protein, giving the protein MSKATIGLTVTHRRYVPFSHAHYAGNLVDGAYVLGLFGDVATEVCIQADGDEGLFASYSDVQFLQPLRAGDVVEVKATISRVGNRSRELDFSAYVVCRGRPDISESSAEVLDVPLEITRAKGTVVVPVP; this is encoded by the coding sequence GTGTCGAAGGCAACTATCGGTCTGACCGTCACGCATCGCCGGTACGTCCCGTTCAGCCACGCGCACTACGCGGGCAACCTGGTCGACGGCGCGTACGTGCTCGGCCTGTTCGGTGACGTCGCGACCGAGGTGTGCATCCAGGCGGACGGCGACGAGGGCCTGTTCGCGTCGTACTCCGACGTCCAGTTCCTGCAGCCGCTGCGGGCCGGTGACGTCGTGGAGGTGAAGGCAACGATCTCCCGGGTCGGCAACCGCAGCCGGGAGCTCGACTTCAGCGCGTACGTCGTCTGCCGCGGACGTCCGGACATTTCGGAGTCGTCGGCCGAGGTGCTCGACGTACCGTTGGAGATCACCCGGGCCAAGGGAACGGTCGTCGTACCGGTTCCGTGA
- the lnt gene encoding apolipoprotein N-acyltransferase, translating into MDRLRALGRLLPRVAVAVGAGALLGFAFEPHDLPWLTIVAVPLLLAALHGISMKAGFLVGAGFGITYYAVLVPWLSVIGGDAAIALAVLEGLFYAVFGLFATQVLKLRWWALWIPCLWVATEFATASVPFGGFPWGRLAWAFADAPLGRLAAYVGIPGLSFVVAFIGVLVYAVLRRGTALRMRIVSLVAGLAIVFGSALIHLSLAGDGKSVTAAMVQGNVPGKGLEFLGRARTVTRNHLQATLDLQKDVDAGKVKKPDLVIWPENSTDIDPYKDAETRADIEQAVHAVDVPILVGAVTEGPGENERQTTGIVWDPVSGPGQRYAKRHPVPFGEYIPFRDQLLPYIHRLEMVGAQTVPGVGPGVMPIRGVKYGDVICFELAYDNVISDVVKGGAQVLIVQTNNATYGGTGQPEQQFAITRMRAIETGRTILIASTSGISGVIRPDGSVEHKSAQFTRDIYVADVPLTDGQTLATTIGGWPQWILTGLGLLGLVLALLNRRRTRAEQTPPPPATGSTKPREKVPA; encoded by the coding sequence GTGGACCGGTTGAGGGCGCTGGGGCGGCTGTTGCCGCGGGTGGCGGTGGCGGTGGGCGCCGGGGCGTTGCTCGGCTTCGCGTTCGAGCCGCACGATCTCCCGTGGCTGACGATCGTCGCCGTACCGCTCCTCCTGGCCGCGCTGCACGGGATCTCGATGAAGGCCGGTTTCCTGGTCGGCGCCGGCTTCGGGATCACGTACTACGCCGTCCTGGTGCCCTGGCTGAGCGTGATCGGCGGCGACGCCGCGATCGCGCTCGCCGTGCTCGAGGGGCTGTTCTACGCGGTCTTCGGGTTGTTCGCGACGCAGGTGCTGAAGCTGCGGTGGTGGGCGCTGTGGATCCCGTGCCTGTGGGTGGCGACCGAGTTCGCGACCGCGTCGGTGCCGTTCGGCGGGTTCCCGTGGGGGCGACTCGCGTGGGCGTTCGCGGATGCCCCGCTGGGGCGGCTCGCGGCGTACGTCGGGATTCCGGGACTGAGCTTCGTCGTCGCGTTCATCGGCGTGCTCGTGTACGCCGTACTGCGCCGGGGGACCGCGCTGCGGATGCGGATCGTGTCGTTGGTCGCCGGGCTGGCGATCGTGTTCGGGAGCGCGCTGATCCACCTGTCGCTCGCCGGCGACGGGAAGAGCGTGACGGCCGCGATGGTGCAGGGCAACGTGCCGGGAAAGGGGCTGGAGTTCCTCGGCCGCGCGCGGACCGTCACCCGCAACCACCTGCAGGCGACGCTCGACCTGCAGAAGGACGTCGACGCCGGGAAGGTGAAGAAGCCCGACCTGGTGATCTGGCCGGAGAACTCCACCGACATCGACCCGTACAAGGACGCCGAGACCCGGGCCGATATCGAGCAGGCGGTGCACGCGGTCGACGTTCCGATCCTGGTCGGTGCGGTGACCGAGGGGCCGGGGGAGAACGAGCGGCAGACGACGGGCATCGTGTGGGATCCGGTGAGCGGCCCGGGGCAGCGGTACGCGAAGCGGCATCCCGTGCCGTTCGGTGAGTACATCCCGTTCCGCGACCAGTTGCTGCCGTACATCCATCGCTTGGAGATGGTCGGCGCGCAGACCGTACCGGGCGTCGGGCCCGGGGTGATGCCGATCCGCGGGGTGAAGTACGGGGATGTGATCTGCTTCGAGCTCGCGTACGACAACGTGATCTCGGATGTGGTGAAGGGCGGCGCCCAGGTCCTGATCGTGCAGACGAACAATGCGACGTACGGCGGTACCGGTCAGCCTGAGCAGCAGTTCGCCATCACCCGCATGCGCGCGATCGAAACCGGCCGCACGATCCTGATCGCGTCGACCAGCGGCATCTCCGGGGTGATCCGCCCCGACGGCTCGGTCGAACACAAGTCGGCCCAGTTCACCCGCGACATCTACGTCGCGGACGTCCCCCTGACAGACGGCCAAACCCTGGCCACCACCATCGGCGGCTGGCCCCAGTGGATCCTGACCGGCCTCGGCCTACTAGGCCTGGTTCTGGCCCTCCTCAACCGCCGCCGCACCCGAGCCGAGCAAACCCCACCCCCACCCGCCACCGGCTCCACCAAACCCCGCGAAAAAGTCCCCGCCTGA
- a CDS encoding FxsA family protein — translation MPWLIGLALLVVPIVEIYVIIQVGHAIGGWPTVGLLLLESALGAWLVKREGRRAWKALQSAAQSGKLPGRELTDGGLVLIGGTLLLTPGFVTDIFGFFFILPFTRPLARRLITRFINRRATTLTPPAFTPFIPGPTQPRHPSSADIIQGEVIDPEK, via the coding sequence ATGCCGTGGTTGATCGGGCTGGCGCTGCTGGTGGTGCCGATCGTGGAGATCTACGTGATCATCCAGGTCGGCCACGCAATCGGTGGTTGGCCGACCGTCGGGTTGCTGCTCCTCGAGAGCGCGCTCGGCGCCTGGCTGGTGAAACGTGAAGGCCGTCGCGCCTGGAAGGCCCTCCAGTCCGCCGCGCAGAGCGGCAAACTCCCCGGCCGCGAACTCACCGACGGAGGCCTCGTCCTGATCGGCGGCACGCTCCTCCTGACGCCGGGTTTCGTCACCGACATCTTCGGCTTCTTCTTCATCCTCCCCTTCACCCGCCCGCTGGCCCGCCGCCTGATAACCCGCTTCATCAACCGCCGAGCCACCACCCTCACCCCACCCGCCTTCACCCCCTTCATCCCCGGCCCCACCCAACCCCGCCACCCCTCCTCCGCCGACATCATCCAAGGCGAAGTAATCGACCCGGAGAAGTAA
- a CDS encoding LysR substrate-binding domain-containing protein, protein MELRTLRYFVAVAEELHFGRAATRLFMSQPPLSRAIRQLETDLGTTLFNRSASGVSLTPAGSALLVDARRLLAQADRVRSRVAAAAGAASLTVGILGNSTDPDIARLAAAYRSRHPNVEVHIRETDLDDPTCGLRAGLVDIALTRGPFDYSGLQTYELRSDPVGVVLRSDDPLATRESLTLADLSDRRWFQFPPGTDPIWQSYWNGGQPRQGPVVRAVQECLQSVLWNGTIGLTPLPHPNPGPQLTTVPLTDLPPTPALIAWTDSTPLTLSFLQTAKPIYR, encoded by the coding sequence ATGGAACTACGCACGCTGCGGTACTTCGTCGCCGTCGCCGAGGAACTGCACTTCGGCCGCGCCGCGACCCGCCTCTTCATGAGCCAGCCTCCACTGAGCCGCGCGATCCGGCAACTGGAGACCGACCTCGGTACGACGCTGTTCAACCGGTCGGCGTCGGGCGTGAGCCTCACTCCGGCCGGGAGCGCGCTACTCGTGGATGCGCGCCGACTGCTCGCGCAGGCGGATCGGGTGCGCAGCCGGGTCGCCGCCGCCGCGGGCGCCGCGTCGTTGACCGTCGGCATCCTCGGCAACAGTACGGACCCGGACATCGCGCGACTCGCCGCGGCGTACCGCAGCCGTCACCCGAACGTCGAGGTACACATCCGCGAGACGGACCTCGACGATCCGACCTGCGGCCTCCGCGCCGGCCTCGTCGACATCGCGCTCACCCGCGGTCCGTTCGATTACTCGGGGCTGCAGACGTACGAACTCCGCTCCGACCCGGTAGGCGTCGTACTCCGCTCCGACGACCCACTCGCGACCCGCGAATCCCTCACCCTCGCCGACCTGTCCGACCGCCGCTGGTTCCAGTTCCCACCCGGCACCGACCCCATCTGGCAGTCCTACTGGAACGGCGGCCAACCGCGCCAAGGCCCAGTAGTCCGAGCCGTCCAAGAATGCCTCCAGTCCGTCCTCTGGAACGGCACCATCGGCCTGACTCCCCTACCCCACCCCAACCCCGGCCCCCAACTAACCACAGTCCCCCTCACCGACCTCCCACCCACCCCAGCACTAATAGCCTGGACCGACTCAACCCCTCTAACCCTCTCCTTCCTACAAACCGCCAAGCCGATCTACCGCTGA
- a CDS encoding MBL fold metallo-hydrolase has protein sequence MLEDPIVNLTDVQELARDVVVIPNHNVDLVPNITLIGGTEAVLVVDTGLGPRNAQRVLEFAVEYAAGRRLYLTTTHFHPEHAFGAGVFAGEATYLVNRAQADDLTTKGDGYLAMFRQLGEPVARELEGATIPAPDLTYDETYELDLGGRVVELRATGRAHSKGDQVVTVPGEGILLTGDLVETDQFAIFPWFPPYDVDVSGVRWIDVLDRLAAGRPRIVVPGHGEVGDGRLLAQVHDYLVELRDETWKRRDSAEPEDTIAAEVRALMIARHPDWRLPEWIDRGVGCLCAEHGRVD, from the coding sequence ATGCTCGAAGACCCGATCGTCAACCTCACCGACGTCCAGGAGCTCGCCCGCGACGTCGTCGTGATCCCGAACCACAACGTCGACCTCGTCCCCAACATCACGCTGATCGGCGGCACCGAAGCCGTACTGGTCGTCGACACCGGCCTCGGTCCGCGGAACGCGCAGCGCGTTCTCGAGTTCGCAGTGGAGTACGCCGCCGGACGCCGGCTCTACCTGACGACGACGCACTTCCATCCCGAGCACGCGTTCGGCGCGGGCGTGTTCGCCGGCGAGGCGACGTACCTCGTCAACCGTGCGCAGGCCGACGACCTGACCACCAAGGGCGACGGGTATCTCGCCATGTTCCGTCAACTCGGCGAGCCGGTCGCGCGTGAACTGGAGGGCGCGACGATCCCGGCGCCCGATCTGACGTACGACGAGACGTACGAACTCGACCTCGGCGGCCGGGTGGTCGAGCTCCGCGCGACCGGCCGCGCCCATAGCAAGGGTGACCAGGTCGTCACGGTCCCCGGCGAAGGCATTCTGCTGACCGGCGATCTCGTCGAGACGGATCAGTTCGCGATCTTCCCGTGGTTCCCGCCGTACGACGTGGACGTGTCCGGCGTGCGCTGGATCGACGTACTCGATCGGCTGGCCGCCGGACGTCCGCGGATCGTCGTACCGGGGCACGGTGAGGTCGGTGACGGGCGGCTGCTGGCACAGGTGCACGACTACCTCGTCGAGCTGCGGGACGAGACGTGGAAGCGGCGCGACTCCGCCGAACCTGAGGACACGATTGCGGCCGAGGTCCGCGCGCTGATGATCGCGCGCCATCCCGACTGGCGCCTGCCCGAGTGGATCGACCGTGGCGTCGGGTGCCTCTGCGCCGAACATGGTCGAGTCGACTGA
- a CDS encoding FUSC family protein, with protein MLVRRIAGWLRRRDPGLAATRRAARTAVVMPVLFAFCAGMLKAPTIATYAAFGAFAMLLLVDFSGRALQRIRAQVQLAVAWLVLVSLGTVAGHSLWTAIVATAVVGFVVLFSGVVSSVLAGAGTSLLLSFILSVATPGSLSTLPDRLAGVAIAAVAAVVAVSFLWPRTSVDPLDAPAAKVCRAAAAQLRSEALDSGDVCVVRRQATATATDELRRAFTATPYRPTGLSTGSRALVRLVDELTWLSAIIDEHGPEATTCDPESAAVHLTAADVLEYSADLLENPAQIVDNLTGAMQALRDALAKLEDGAVDRLPSTYRTEADLLGSLNVSFRAQEIAFGVLQIAQNVEGARRADQRTWTDRLLGRDPSALAGPFASARERAAAHLEPHSVWLHNSIRGAVGLAAAVALANLTGVEHGFWVILGTLSVLRSNALSTGQNAFRAIGGTVVGSIIGAGLLQLIGDNRTALWILLPLAVLVAGIVPAAISFATGQAAFTVTLVILFNIAQPEGWSLILFRIGDIALGCAVSVAVGLLFWPRGASKAVGKALAEAYVDSAQYLVSVVRYAVSCCVPGPPAPRDGRRAAAAARRLDDTFRTYLAERGAKTVPLSEMTALVTGVVAIRLAADAVLELWERYADGRPPSDDRAAAQAALLASADRLLKWYTNLADALDGGTPMPEPLAHDHPAKARLVDAVRHDLFDAKDQATPTAIRILWTYDHLEVVRRLQPGLLTAAATSTQTAPSD; from the coding sequence ATGCTCGTTCGGCGGATCGCCGGGTGGTTGCGGCGGCGGGATCCAGGGTTGGCGGCGACGCGGCGGGCGGCACGGACCGCTGTGGTGATGCCGGTGTTGTTCGCGTTCTGTGCCGGCATGCTGAAGGCGCCGACGATCGCGACCTACGCCGCGTTCGGGGCGTTCGCGATGTTGCTGCTGGTCGACTTCTCGGGGAGGGCTCTGCAGCGGATCCGCGCGCAAGTACAGCTGGCGGTCGCCTGGCTCGTACTGGTGTCGCTCGGGACCGTGGCCGGGCACTCCCTGTGGACGGCGATCGTGGCGACAGCGGTCGTCGGTTTCGTCGTACTGTTCTCCGGCGTCGTCAGCTCCGTCCTCGCCGGCGCTGGTACGTCGTTGCTGCTGTCGTTCATCCTGTCCGTCGCCACGCCGGGTTCACTCTCGACGCTTCCCGATCGCCTCGCCGGGGTGGCGATCGCGGCCGTCGCCGCAGTCGTCGCGGTCTCGTTCCTCTGGCCGCGCACGTCGGTCGACCCGCTCGATGCGCCGGCCGCCAAGGTGTGCCGGGCCGCCGCGGCGCAGTTGCGATCCGAGGCGCTCGACTCCGGGGACGTGTGCGTCGTACGGAGGCAGGCGACCGCGACCGCCACCGACGAACTGCGCCGCGCGTTCACCGCGACGCCGTACCGCCCGACCGGACTGTCGACCGGGTCCCGCGCGCTCGTGCGGCTCGTCGACGAGCTGACCTGGCTGAGCGCGATCATCGACGAACATGGGCCGGAGGCAACGACCTGCGACCCGGAGTCGGCCGCCGTACACCTGACCGCCGCCGACGTCCTCGAGTACAGCGCGGACCTGCTCGAGAATCCGGCCCAGATCGTCGACAATCTGACGGGCGCGATGCAGGCGCTCCGTGACGCTCTGGCGAAGCTCGAGGACGGCGCGGTCGACCGGCTGCCGTCGACGTACCGCACCGAGGCCGACCTGCTCGGCAGCCTGAACGTGTCGTTCCGCGCGCAGGAGATCGCGTTCGGCGTGCTGCAGATCGCGCAGAACGTCGAGGGCGCGCGGAGGGCCGATCAACGCACCTGGACCGACCGGTTGCTCGGCCGCGATCCGAGTGCGCTGGCCGGCCCGTTCGCCAGCGCCAGGGAGCGGGCCGCCGCGCACCTCGAGCCGCACTCGGTCTGGTTGCACAACAGCATCCGTGGCGCGGTCGGTCTCGCGGCGGCGGTCGCGCTCGCCAACCTGACCGGCGTGGAGCACGGCTTCTGGGTGATCCTCGGGACGCTGTCGGTCCTGCGTTCCAACGCGCTGAGCACCGGCCAGAACGCGTTCCGCGCGATCGGCGGCACGGTCGTCGGGTCGATCATCGGCGCCGGCCTGCTGCAGCTGATCGGCGACAACCGGACCGCGTTGTGGATCCTGTTGCCGCTCGCGGTCCTGGTCGCCGGGATCGTGCCGGCGGCGATCTCGTTCGCGACCGGGCAGGCCGCGTTCACGGTGACGCTGGTGATCCTGTTCAACATCGCGCAACCGGAAGGCTGGTCGCTGATCCTGTTCCGGATCGGCGACATCGCGCTCGGCTGCGCGGTCAGTGTCGCGGTCGGCTTGCTGTTCTGGCCACGCGGCGCGTCGAAGGCGGTCGGCAAGGCGCTCGCCGAGGCGTACGTCGACAGCGCGCAGTACCTCGTCAGCGTCGTCCGGTACGCCGTCTCCTGCTGCGTACCCGGTCCGCCCGCGCCACGGGACGGCCGGCGCGCGGCGGCCGCGGCGCGCAGGCTCGACGACACCTTCCGCACGTACCTGGCCGAGCGTGGCGCGAAGACCGTGCCGCTGAGCGAGATGACCGCGCTCGTCACCGGCGTCGTCGCGATCCGTCTGGCGGCGGACGCCGTACTCGAACTCTGGGAGCGGTACGCCGATGGGCGACCGCCCTCCGACGACCGGGCCGCGGCGCAGGCGGCCTTGCTCGCGTCGGCGGACCGGCTGCTCAAGTGGTACACGAACCTCGCGGACGCGCTCGACGGCGGTACGCCGATGCCCGAGCCGCTGGCCCACGACCACCCGGCGAAGGCGCGACTCGTGGACGCCGTCCGGCACGACCTGTTCGACGCCAAGGACCAGGCGACGCCGACCGCGATCCGGATCCTGTGGACGTACGACCACCTCGAAGTAGTCCGCCGCCTGCAGCCGGGCCTACTGACCGCCGCGGCTACCTCGACGCAAACGGCCCCTTCGGACTGA
- a CDS encoding GDSL-type esterase/lipase family protein — MQTVPLALDLLRGALDLEQTARGYLPHRLPVWAREQYDDPQTDMVDSQPSGVRLVLRTAATEIELDTLPTKRDYIGAPPRPDGVYDVLIDGKLVTQLTAADGDVITIDLTTGATETREGTPQTLRITGLPAAEKIVEIWLPHDETTELVALRTDSLVEPVPSTARRWIHHGSSISHGSNATHPTGTWPALVAAAAGVDLLNLGLGGSAYLQPFYARIIRDTPADLISLKLGINIVNSDSLRLLTFTPAVHGFLDTIRDGHPDTPLLIVSSILCPIHEHTPGPTGWNFEALAAGELRFTATGNPDEVAAGKLTLSVIRAELKRIVAQRALTDPNLHYLDGRTLYCETDNVAHPLLDDLHPDAATHQLMADRFVEHAFSPKGPFASR, encoded by the coding sequence ATGCAGACCGTTCCCCTCGCCCTCGATCTCCTCCGCGGCGCACTCGACCTGGAGCAGACCGCCCGCGGCTACCTCCCGCACCGTCTCCCAGTCTGGGCGCGGGAGCAGTACGACGACCCGCAGACGGACATGGTCGACTCCCAACCGTCCGGCGTCCGCCTGGTGCTCCGTACCGCGGCGACCGAGATCGAGCTCGACACCCTCCCGACCAAACGCGACTACATTGGCGCTCCCCCGCGCCCCGACGGCGTGTACGACGTACTCATCGACGGCAAGCTCGTCACCCAGCTCACTGCCGCGGACGGCGACGTCATCACGATCGACCTGACGACCGGCGCCACCGAGACCCGCGAAGGCACGCCCCAGACCCTCCGCATCACCGGTCTCCCGGCCGCCGAGAAGATCGTCGAGATCTGGCTCCCGCACGACGAAACCACCGAACTCGTTGCCCTCCGCACCGATTCCCTCGTCGAACCGGTCCCGTCCACCGCCCGCCGCTGGATCCACCACGGCAGCTCGATCAGCCACGGTTCGAACGCGACCCACCCGACCGGCACCTGGCCCGCCCTGGTCGCGGCCGCCGCCGGAGTGGACCTGCTCAACCTCGGCCTCGGCGGCAGCGCGTACTTGCAGCCGTTCTACGCGCGGATCATCCGCGACACGCCGGCCGACCTGATCAGCCTCAAGCTCGGCATCAACATCGTGAACTCCGACAGCCTCCGCCTACTCACCTTCACGCCCGCCGTCCACGGCTTCCTCGACACGATCCGCGACGGCCACCCGGACACACCGCTGCTGATCGTCTCCTCCATCCTCTGCCCGATCCACGAGCACACCCCCGGTCCGACCGGCTGGAACTTCGAGGCCCTCGCCGCCGGCGAGCTCCGGTTCACCGCCACCGGCAACCCCGACGAGGTCGCGGCCGGCAAGCTCACCCTGTCGGTGATCCGCGCCGAACTCAAACGCATCGTCGCCCAGCGCGCCCTCACCGACCCGAACCTGCACTACCTCGACGGCCGCACCCTGTACTGCGAGACCGACAACGTCGCCCACCCCCTGCTCGACGACCTCCACCCCGACGCCGCCACCCACCAACTGATGGCCGACCGCTTCGTCGAGCATGCATTCAGTCCGAAGGGGCCGTTTGCGTCGAGGTAG
- a CDS encoding TetR/AcrR family transcriptional regulator: protein MARAGLTGERLAAAGAELADELGFDQLTVSALARHFDVQVASLYSHVRNSEDLKTRIATVALTELADQAAAALAGRSGADALTAMADVYRTYAREHPGRYAAARHTPAPPTDQPPTGARRTPAQPEAGVRRARSTSALGTEYVEAGRRHSELWRAVLRGYDLGEPQQTDAVRLIGSVVHGYVTLELAGSFSYSDPPSDTSWPRILDALDHLLRTWS, encoded by the coding sequence ATGGCTAGAGCAGGGTTGACCGGCGAGCGCCTCGCCGCCGCCGGCGCGGAACTGGCCGACGAGCTCGGCTTCGACCAGCTCACCGTCTCGGCGCTGGCCCGCCACTTCGACGTCCAGGTCGCCAGCCTGTACTCGCATGTCCGCAACTCCGAGGACCTCAAGACCCGCATCGCCACCGTCGCACTCACCGAGCTCGCGGACCAGGCCGCCGCTGCCCTCGCCGGCCGATCCGGCGCCGACGCGCTCACCGCGATGGCCGACGTCTACCGCACCTACGCCCGTGAGCACCCGGGCCGCTACGCCGCAGCCCGCCACACCCCCGCACCCCCCACCGACCAACCACCGACCGGCGCCCGTCGCACCCCGGCTCAGCCAGAGGCCGGAGTGCGCCGCGCTCGCTCCACCTCGGCTCTGGGAACGGAGTACGTGGAGGCCGGGCGGAGGCATTCGGAGCTCTGGCGGGCCGTCCTACGCGGTTACGACCTGGGCGAGCCGCAGCAGACGGACGCCGTCCGGCTCATCGGAAGCGTCGTCCACGGCTACGTGACCCTCGAGCTCGCCGGCTCCTTCAGTTACAGCGACCCGCCGAGCGACACCAGCTGGCCACGCATCCTCGACGCCCTCGACCACCTCCTCCGGACCTGGAGCTGA
- a CDS encoding RNA polymerase-binding protein RbpA — protein MSNRVLRGSGLGGVSFEDDRGVEFAPRQMITYDCPRGHVVEVTMAHDAEVPAVWECPHCGSEAARSTGEKPEPKQEKPARTHWDMLRERRSISELEELLAERVELLRKGEIGPAHLHRTKRTA, from the coding sequence ATGTCTAATCGCGTACTGCGTGGTTCGGGGCTGGGTGGGGTCAGCTTCGAGGACGACCGTGGTGTCGAGTTCGCGCCGCGCCAGATGATCACGTACGACTGCCCCCGCGGGCACGTGGTCGAGGTGACGATGGCGCACGACGCCGAGGTACCCGCGGTCTGGGAGTGCCCGCACTGCGGCAGCGAGGCCGCCCGCTCCACCGGCGAGAAGCCGGAGCCGAAGCAGGAGAAGCCGGCCCGTACGCACTGGGACATGCTGCGCGAGCGCCGGAGCATCTCCGAGCTGGAGGAGCTGCTGGCCGAGCGGGTCGAGCTGCTCCGCAAGGGCGAGATCGGCCCGGCGCACCTGCACCGGACCAAGCGCACGGCCTGA